The following are from one region of the Isoalcanivorax indicus genome:
- a CDS encoding outer membrane beta-barrel protein translates to MTSPRYPVLLACCLTALPMTVLADSRENGSGFYIHTGMAVLDHRADPDYLRDGGERSFRDGNLGFTLGGGYHVTTALALDIAWIEMDMDRVFSELDGQNLYGRGVRLALDATWAPRQVVGIYGRAGAWHWKTRLRPGFGRSLRRLEGTDPMLEAGLRFGPLAPVSLDIGYGWYAMDRIDTRIISLGLRAHF, encoded by the coding sequence ATGACCTCACCACGATACCCCGTCCTGCTGGCTTGTTGCCTCACGGCGCTGCCGATGACCGTGTTGGCGGATAGCCGCGAGAACGGCAGTGGTTTCTACATCCACACCGGCATGGCGGTACTGGATCACCGGGCTGACCCGGATTACCTGCGCGATGGCGGGGAGCGCTCGTTCCGTGACGGGAATCTGGGGTTTACGCTGGGGGGTGGCTACCATGTCACGACCGCTCTGGCCCTGGATATCGCCTGGATCGAAATGGATATGGATCGGGTGTTCAGCGAACTGGACGGGCAGAACCTTTACGGGCGCGGCGTGCGGCTGGCGCTGGATGCGACCTGGGCCCCGCGCCAGGTGGTCGGGATCTACGGACGGGCCGGGGCCTGGCACTGGAAGACGCGGCTGAGGCCCGGCTTCGGGCGCAGCCTGCGTCGTCTCGAAGGCACGGATCCGATGCTGGAAGCGGGCCTTCGTTTCGGCCCCCTGGCCCCGGTCAGCCTGGATATCGGCTATGGATGGTATGCCATGGACCGGATTGATACGCGCATCATTTCACTGGGCCTGCGCGCTCACTTCTGA
- a CDS encoding SDR family NAD(P)-dependent oxidoreductase, producing the protein MDIANVVAVITGGASGLGQATAEAIVAKGGRVMILDRDAERAATVAADLGDNAASVACDVTDAASVEAAIKAAVDKFGALHVCVNCAGVGSAMKTVGRENKPHDLGVFEMVVKINLIGTFNVTRLAAAAMAENAPGEDNERGLVVNTASVAAFDGQVGQVAYSATKGGVVGMTLPIARDLAPLGIRCNTIAPGIFNTPLMNAAPDKVKQPLIDMTQFPKRLGHPPEFAALVCHMIENSFMNGETIRLDGAIRMQPR; encoded by the coding sequence ATGGATATCGCCAATGTCGTGGCCGTCATTACCGGCGGTGCTTCGGGCCTGGGCCAGGCCACTGCTGAAGCCATTGTCGCCAAGGGCGGCCGCGTGATGATTCTGGACCGTGACGCCGAGCGCGCTGCCACCGTGGCGGCGGATCTGGGCGACAACGCGGCCAGCGTGGCCTGCGACGTCACGGACGCGGCCTCGGTCGAGGCGGCGATCAAGGCTGCGGTCGACAAGTTCGGTGCGCTGCATGTGTGCGTCAACTGCGCGGGTGTCGGTTCTGCCATGAAGACCGTGGGCCGCGAGAACAAGCCGCATGATCTGGGTGTGTTCGAGATGGTGGTCAAGATCAACCTGATCGGGACCTTCAATGTGACTCGTCTGGCCGCAGCGGCCATGGCGGAGAACGCCCCGGGCGAGGACAACGAGCGCGGTCTGGTGGTCAACACGGCTTCCGTGGCGGCGTTCGACGGTCAGGTGGGCCAGGTCGCCTACTCAGCCACCAAGGGTGGCGTGGTCGGCATGACCCTGCCCATCGCCCGTGACCTGGCGCCGCTGGGCATTCGCTGCAACACCATCGCGCCGGGTATCTTCAACACGCCGTTGATGAATGCGGCCCCGGACAAGGTCAAACAGCCGCTGATCGACATGACCCAGTTCCCGAAACGTCTGGGGCATCCGCCGGAATTTGCGGCGCTGGTGTGCCATATGATCGAGAACAGCTTCATGAACGGCGAGACAATCCGCCTCGACGGCGCCATCCGGATGCAGCCGCGCTAA
- a CDS encoding acyl-CoA thioesterase gives MFELISAARRRKRPPTHGIFDTISMEFRVGLLDLDLNLHLNNAKYLRFMDRCRLEHSVRTGLLNSMIEARCNVVVANTEIAYVRELRPYQHFAVRTRVLGWDEKYMYYDQRFEAQGKLHTHALLRVVNMYGGKSISPQAVQEMTGMNMTSPALPEYVEQWKRLLQSKRRYTEQGLDIPPA, from the coding sequence ATGTTTGAGTTGATCAGTGCCGCCCGTCGCCGCAAACGACCGCCGACGCACGGCATCTTTGACACGATTTCGATGGAGTTCCGGGTTGGCTTGCTCGATCTCGATCTGAATCTGCACCTGAATAATGCCAAGTATCTGCGCTTCATGGACCGTTGCCGCCTGGAGCACTCGGTGCGCACCGGCCTGCTCAACAGCATGATCGAGGCACGCTGTAATGTGGTCGTGGCCAATACGGAAATTGCCTACGTGCGCGAGTTGCGTCCGTATCAGCATTTTGCCGTGCGCACACGGGTGCTCGGCTGGGATGAAAAGTACATGTACTACGACCAGCGTTTCGAGGCCCAGGGCAAGCTGCACACCCATGCGCTGCTGCGTGTCGTGAACATGTATGGTGGCAAATCGATCAGCCCGCAGGCGGTGCAGGAAATGACCGGCATGAACATGACGTCCCCCGCCCTGCCGGAATATGTAGAGCAGTGGAAGCGTCTGTTGCAGAGCAAGCGGCGCTATACCGAACAGGGGCTGGATATCCCGCCTGCCTGA
- a CDS encoding caspase family protein: MGKWKRRWLALMMCLLAATGTADEALVLQSAVPVDVWGSGETAVDVARDGVTAAVGYADGRVVLWNLSMRYRIASLQAGAHVMDGVRQLQWLDNGTRLLVTTAQQFSLFDTTTRTMLLQHPVSLMWGEAVEGDSAPLVDLAVSRDGGHVAFNDFSEAGLSRPDGQGDKEVVPLPGAAGARLALSPDGAWLAVMGYDAVRILATDTLAERAAWPITSSERPFYPGGLRFSPDGSQLLVSTGMAGRPGGWLLEIDSGQRQPLPNAREPRFMADGSLIYFDEDTCLQRQRPGGTPEALPVTCRRDSRAAFAITDEDVVFSAGRLVHAPSGAVLGELDAVPTQTRLVGVDETRGLLQVSLEQALSHPLFFAWPDRAMGPVPQTGMQEWDLGTGERRPASAPADHPDPWACFDADTHPDRLDASARHSDGSLLLAVGNMVYQCQDGVITTRMQRDGPPVTWLRLRELPDEDPLLFLNDSQGDLEMLAWPAGTSLGRTRIDPFADGSGMPSVNTLLELDFSDAGELWMLTRYGLFIGDDRQPYNGNVTASAYAPDQDRLALATEEGVRLYQPSTGALGEAVPVGDLPIRTLLFGRQRLYAQTSDAAVHVLDIEAPVTLALLASIYPVADQGALILTPDGEYAASRDAVSQVTRRDGMTLRAFTLFDGERNRPDRVLAALGHAQPDYLAQLAQLVTLRQQRLATRGARLSGDLLPTWSRTPPLVHDRRELEVAVGGPDGARLHLFVANVRATPADGVPVRGGEARHTLSLMPGENRITAHLTLADGRRSDDLMAQVYSTAAATTRRTFLVGVGVSEYAQSQYDLRYAAKDIEDVAAHFATLEGEHIETLLLTDGQATRSAILRAQRFLARAGLDDRVILYFAGHGVLADDGVYYFAPTDMDFEAPGRRGVRFDEIEGLLANTRARERLIFIDSCHAGENDDGAAGLLPTPMLLAGGDGEVSARGLRRIGAIPDDAPEIDRPLLEDIFVELREGSGAHVIAASGAMEFALESARWNNGVFTAAVLEGLEAMAADLNGDRQIRVDELRRFVADRVAERTQGRQVPTVRGSNPALDFAITRATLPVQETWSLGFADDDADLSHAQAMAFSGDGRTVVTLQNEGLRRFDAEQGTLQTQVPLALDQPRSLRVDASGRYALVLADDYVLQRVDLQTGEQVVLGGRDQEGRDQDGHLARDLSAAAFSADGRRVLVEGGFPGRGVRLFDVDAGTTQTLPVSLPGFVRGLAIRGDGVRVVDEYGVMVDLTPGAGGEWVEQARWQLPRDEVQGFGRAGEPAQAQQTALSADGRYLLRAFRHQAENVYGTPAGHHYVEAWDLDEKRRLMVREAPALRGMAVTSNGRALLFDGDSFRVLHLPAGTEPEWLYRGDSQSYMPWALHPAGHTVLGPRWRDRVERWRLRH; encoded by the coding sequence ATGGGGAAGTGGAAGAGGCGCTGGCTGGCGCTGATGATGTGCCTGCTGGCCGCGACAGGCACCGCCGATGAGGCGCTGGTACTGCAATCAGCCGTGCCGGTGGACGTCTGGGGCAGTGGCGAAACAGCGGTGGATGTGGCCCGTGACGGCGTTACCGCAGCGGTGGGCTATGCCGATGGCCGCGTGGTGTTGTGGAACCTGTCCATGCGCTACCGGATTGCCTCGCTACAGGCCGGTGCCCATGTGATGGACGGCGTGCGCCAGTTGCAGTGGCTGGACAACGGCACTCGCTTGCTGGTCACCACCGCGCAGCAGTTTTCGCTGTTCGACACGACCACGCGCACGATGCTGCTCCAGCATCCGGTCAGCCTGATGTGGGGCGAGGCGGTGGAGGGCGACAGCGCGCCTTTGGTGGACCTGGCGGTCAGCCGTGATGGTGGCCATGTTGCCTTCAATGATTTCAGTGAGGCGGGGTTGTCTCGCCCGGATGGTCAGGGTGACAAAGAGGTGGTGCCCCTGCCGGGCGCGGCCGGGGCACGTCTGGCCCTGAGCCCGGACGGCGCCTGGCTGGCCGTGATGGGGTACGACGCGGTGCGCATTCTGGCCACCGATACGCTGGCCGAGCGAGCGGCCTGGCCGATCACGTCCAGTGAGCGTCCTTTCTATCCTGGTGGTTTACGCTTCTCCCCCGATGGATCGCAATTGCTGGTGTCCACCGGCATGGCAGGGCGCCCGGGCGGCTGGCTGCTGGAGATCGACAGCGGCCAGCGCCAGCCGCTGCCGAATGCCCGCGAGCCGCGCTTCATGGCCGACGGATCGCTGATCTATTTCGACGAAGACACCTGCCTGCAACGCCAGCGACCGGGGGGCACCCCGGAGGCGTTGCCGGTGACCTGCCGACGGGACAGCCGCGCCGCCTTTGCGATCACGGATGAGGATGTGGTCTTCAGTGCCGGGCGTCTGGTGCATGCGCCCAGTGGCGCGGTGCTTGGCGAACTGGATGCCGTGCCGACCCAGACGCGCCTGGTGGGTGTGGATGAAACGCGCGGCCTGTTACAGGTGTCGCTGGAGCAGGCGCTGTCGCATCCGTTGTTCTTCGCCTGGCCCGATCGCGCCATGGGGCCGGTGCCGCAGACGGGTATGCAGGAATGGGACCTGGGGACCGGGGAGCGACGTCCGGCCAGCGCGCCGGCGGATCATCCCGACCCGTGGGCCTGCTTTGATGCGGACACCCATCCTGACCGGCTGGATGCGAGTGCGCGGCATAGCGATGGCAGCCTGCTGCTGGCGGTGGGCAACATGGTGTACCAATGCCAGGATGGCGTCATCACGACCCGGATGCAGCGCGATGGCCCGCCGGTGACCTGGCTGCGCTTGCGCGAGCTGCCCGATGAAGACCCGCTCCTGTTCCTGAATGACAGCCAGGGCGATCTGGAAATGCTGGCGTGGCCAGCGGGCACCTCGCTGGGGCGCACCCGCATCGACCCGTTCGCTGACGGCAGCGGCATGCCCTCCGTCAATACCTTGCTGGAGCTGGACTTCAGCGACGCGGGGGAGCTCTGGATGCTGACCCGCTATGGTCTGTTCATCGGTGACGACCGGCAGCCCTACAACGGTAACGTGACGGCGTCGGCCTACGCGCCGGACCAGGACCGGCTGGCGCTGGCCACGGAGGAGGGCGTGCGACTGTACCAGCCTTCAACGGGCGCGCTGGGTGAGGCGGTGCCGGTGGGGGATTTGCCGATACGCACCCTGCTGTTTGGTCGCCAGCGGCTGTATGCGCAGACCAGCGATGCGGCGGTGCATGTGCTGGATATCGAGGCGCCGGTGACGCTGGCGCTCTTGGCCAGTATCTACCCGGTGGCGGATCAGGGCGCGTTGATTCTGACCCCGGACGGGGAGTATGCAGCCTCCCGCGATGCGGTCAGCCAGGTCACCCGCCGTGATGGCATGACACTGCGCGCCTTTACGCTGTTTGATGGCGAGCGTAATCGCCCGGATCGCGTGCTGGCGGCGCTGGGGCACGCGCAGCCGGACTATCTGGCGCAACTGGCGCAGCTGGTGACGTTGCGTCAGCAGCGGCTGGCCACACGTGGCGCCCGGCTGTCAGGTGACCTGCTGCCGACCTGGTCGCGCACCCCGCCGCTGGTGCACGACCGTCGCGAGCTGGAGGTGGCCGTGGGTGGCCCGGACGGCGCGCGGCTGCATCTGTTTGTGGCCAACGTGCGGGCGACGCCGGCTGACGGCGTGCCGGTGCGCGGCGGTGAGGCGCGCCATACGCTGTCGCTGATGCCGGGCGAAAACCGGATTACGGCGCATCTGACGCTGGCCGACGGGCGCCGTTCGGACGACCTGATGGCACAGGTCTACAGCACCGCCGCCGCGACGACCCGACGCACCTTCCTGGTCGGGGTGGGGGTGTCCGAGTACGCCCAATCGCAATACGACCTGCGTTATGCCGCCAAGGATATCGAGGATGTGGCCGCGCATTTTGCCACCCTGGAAGGCGAGCATATCGAGACCTTGTTGCTCACCGACGGGCAGGCGACGCGCAGTGCGATTCTGCGGGCGCAGCGTTTTCTTGCCCGCGCCGGGCTGGATGACCGGGTGATTTTGTATTTCGCCGGACACGGCGTGCTGGCGGACGACGGGGTCTACTATTTTGCACCCACCGACATGGACTTCGAGGCCCCGGGCCGCCGGGGGGTGCGCTTTGACGAGATCGAAGGCTTGCTGGCGAACACCCGTGCCCGCGAACGGCTGATCTTCATCGACAGCTGCCATGCCGGGGAAAACGACGACGGTGCGGCGGGCCTGCTGCCCACGCCGATGCTGCTGGCAGGCGGCGATGGCGAGGTGTCAGCACGCGGGCTGCGACGCATCGGCGCCATACCCGACGATGCACCGGAGATCGACAGGCCGCTGCTGGAAGATATCTTTGTCGAGCTGCGCGAAGGCAGTGGCGCGCATGTGATTGCCGCATCCGGCGCGATGGAGTTTGCGCTGGAGTCAGCCCGCTGGAACAACGGTGTCTTTACCGCAGCGGTACTGGAGGGGCTGGAAGCCATGGCGGCCGACCTCAACGGCGACCGCCAGATTCGCGTCGACGAATTGCGCCGCTTTGTGGCCGACCGCGTGGCGGAGCGCACTCAGGGGCGCCAGGTGCCCACGGTGCGCGGCAGCAATCCCGCCCTCGACTTCGCCATCACCCGCGCCACCCTGCCCGTGCAGGAAACCTGGTCGCTGGGATTTGCTGATGACGATGCCGACCTGTCCCACGCGCAAGCGATGGCCTTCAGTGGCGATGGCCGCACCGTCGTCACCTTGCAGAACGAAGGGCTGCGCCGCTTCGATGCCGAGCAGGGCACCCTGCAGACGCAGGTGCCGCTGGCGCTGGACCAGCCGCGCAGTCTGCGGGTGGACGCCAGCGGGCGGTATGCCCTGGTGCTGGCGGACGACTATGTCTTGCAGCGCGTTGATCTGCAGACCGGCGAGCAGGTGGTGCTGGGTGGTCGTGATCAGGAGGGGCGTGATCAGGACGGGCATCTGGCCCGTGATTTGTCGGCCGCCGCGTTCAGTGCAGACGGGCGGCGCGTGCTGGTGGAAGGGGGGTTCCCCGGGCGCGGAGTGCGTTTGTTCGATGTCGATGCCGGCACCACGCAGACACTGCCGGTGTCATTACCGGGGTTCGTGCGCGGCCTGGCCATCCGTGGTGATGGCGTCCGCGTGGTGGACGAATACGGGGTGATGGTCGACCTGACGCCGGGGGCCGGTGGCGAGTGGGTGGAGCAGGCGCGCTGGCAGCTCCCTCGGGATGAGGTTCAGGGTTTCGGGCGTGCCGGTGAGCCGGCGCAGGCGCAGCAGACGGCGCTCAGTGCCGATGGCCGTTATCTGCTCCGTGCGTTCCGTCACCAGGCCGAGAATGTCTACGGCACCCCTGCAGGCCATCACTATGTCGAAGCCTGGGATCTCGACGAAAAGCGCCGCCTCATGGTGCGCGAGGCCCCGGCACTGCGGGGTATGGCCGTGACGAGCAACGGCCGGGCCTTGCTGTTCGACGGTGACAGTTTCCGGGTGCTGCACCTGCCTGCGGGCACGGAACCGGAGTGGCTGTATCGTGGCGACAGCCAGTCTTATATGCCCTGGGCGCTGCACCCGGCCGGACATACGGTGCTCGGCCCGCGCTGGCGCGACCGGGTCGAGCGCTGGCGGTTACGTCACTGA
- a CDS encoding alpha/beta hydrolase fold domain-containing protein: MPSLTARLIKAFSRRMIRRENLQHDDLIRHLRKTFNHTPGLTLLPRGIRLRTIETPGFSGDLITAARPTMTVLYIHGGAYIAGVTRTYHNLAGRLAKDLQAAVYLVRYPFAPESPFPGAVNRCIEAYEWLLADGHAPEDIAIGGDSAGGGLTLALLLAIRDRGLPRPRCAFTFSPAGDGHCRGPSIDANDHSDCMLSASMVRTVADIYMADADRNNPYASPCLGDYTGLPPLMITAATDECLYSDAEAIRARAEAAGVPVTWVAREGLFHVWPILLPWLPEAREDVSTVVAFIRAQK, from the coding sequence TTGCCAAGCCTGACTGCCCGACTGATCAAGGCGTTTTCGCGCCGCATGATTCGCCGCGAGAACCTGCAACACGATGACCTCATCCGGCATCTTCGCAAGACCTTCAATCACACACCGGGCCTGACGCTATTGCCGCGCGGTATTCGCCTGCGCACGATCGAGACACCCGGATTCAGTGGCGACCTGATCACCGCCGCACGCCCGACCATGACCGTGCTGTATATCCACGGCGGTGCCTACATTGCCGGGGTGACCAGGACCTACCACAACCTGGCCGGACGACTGGCCAAGGACCTGCAAGCGGCGGTCTATCTGGTGCGCTACCCGTTTGCGCCGGAGTCGCCTTTCCCCGGTGCCGTGAACCGCTGCATCGAGGCCTATGAGTGGCTGCTGGCCGACGGGCATGCGCCGGAGGATATCGCCATTGGCGGTGACTCGGCGGGCGGTGGCCTGACTCTGGCCCTGCTGCTGGCCATCCGCGATCGCGGGCTGCCGCGCCCGCGCTGCGCCTTCACCTTCTCCCCGGCGGGCGATGGCCACTGCCGGGGCCCGAGCATCGATGCCAACGACCACAGCGACTGCATGCTGTCGGCCTCCATGGTGCGCACCGTCGCCGATATCTATATGGCCGATGCCGACCGCAACAACCCCTATGCCTCACCCTGTCTGGGCGACTACACGGGCCTGCCGCCGCTGATGATTACCGCCGCCACGGACGAGTGCCTGTACAGCGATGCGGAAGCGATTCGCGCCCGGGCCGAAGCCGCCGGTGTGCCGGTGACCTGGGTGGCCCGTGAGGGGCTGTTCCATGTCTGGCCGATCCTGTTGCCGTGGCTGCCGGAAGCCAGGGAAGATGTGAGCACGGTGGTGGCTTTCATTCGCGCTCAGAAGTGA
- a CDS encoding DUF1289 domain-containing protein, with the protein MTVKRVRTPCIGVCSTVFGDTVCRGCKRFVHEVVHWNAYSDEEKAVVWRRLDGLLKLVVSNYVRVDHADLLQTGMEYQNLRFQPELSPEGWVPDLLKAAGHQPLDYAAFGLTLLVDPATHSPRGLYDTISAEFYALSHAHHERSYSQPARLIDLAREVAEDLGARQA; encoded by the coding sequence ATGACTGTCAAACGTGTCCGCACCCCCTGCATCGGCGTCTGCTCAACGGTTTTCGGCGATACCGTTTGCCGGGGCTGCAAGCGCTTCGTGCATGAAGTGGTGCACTGGAACGCCTACTCCGATGAAGAGAAGGCCGTGGTCTGGCGCCGTCTTGATGGTCTGCTCAAGCTGGTGGTCAGCAATTATGTGCGGGTAGACCATGCCGATCTGCTGCAAACGGGCATGGAATACCAGAACCTGCGCTTCCAGCCGGAGCTCTCGCCCGAGGGCTGGGTACCTGATCTGCTCAAGGCCGCCGGCCACCAGCCGCTGGACTATGCCGCCTTTGGTCTGACGCTGCTGGTGGACCCGGCCACGCACTCGCCACGGGGGCTGTACGACACCATCAGCGCCGAATTCTATGCCCTCTCCCATGCGCATCACGAGCGCAGCTACAGCCAGCCCGCGCGGCTGATCGACCTGGCCCGCGAGGTCGCCGAGGACCTGGGCGCCCGCCAGGCCTGA
- a CDS encoding metal-dependent hydrolase: MNMAVLPIRRDLKFNLPADKATDWHHAGMHVAQFFNTMSLFFPVGERFFIDSVRHFRDQIDDPELKKAVTAFIGQEAMHGREHDELNELLQNAGVPAKAQEKFVHALLKGIQKYAPAKFQLSATVALEHLTAILADSLLRNPETLAGSDERFTALWNWHALEETEHKAVAFDVYTKVMGKTLPGYLLRTSSLVLATGIFLAILYPYYIENVRRKGGLFNLRGWMTSLQYQWGKPGTLRQAVGDWLDWFKPGFHPWDHDNRHFLTQIDALLEAITDKEAA; this comes from the coding sequence ATGAATATGGCCGTCCTCCCGATCCGCCGCGATCTGAAGTTCAATCTGCCCGCTGACAAGGCCACCGACTGGCACCACGCTGGCATGCATGTGGCGCAGTTCTTCAACACCATGAGCCTGTTCTTCCCGGTGGGCGAGCGCTTCTTCATCGACTCGGTGCGCCACTTCCGTGACCAGATCGACGACCCGGAACTGAAGAAGGCCGTCACCGCCTTTATCGGCCAGGAGGCCATGCATGGTCGCGAGCACGACGAGCTCAACGAGCTGCTGCAGAACGCCGGTGTGCCCGCCAAGGCGCAGGAAAAGTTCGTGCACGCGCTGCTCAAGGGCATCCAGAAGTACGCCCCGGCCAAGTTCCAGCTGTCGGCCACCGTGGCGCTGGAGCATCTGACCGCGATTCTGGCGGACTCGCTGCTGCGCAATCCGGAAACCCTGGCAGGCTCGGACGAGCGTTTCACGGCGCTGTGGAACTGGCATGCGCTGGAAGAAACCGAACACAAGGCCGTGGCCTTTGATGTCTACACCAAGGTCATGGGCAAGACCCTGCCGGGCTACCTGCTGCGTACCTCCTCGCTGGTACTGGCCACGGGCATCTTCCTGGCCATCCTGTATCCCTATTACATCGAGAACGTGCGCCGCAAGGGCGGCCTGTTCAACCTGCGCGGCTGGATGACGTCACTGCAATATCAGTGGGGCAAGCCGGGCACGCTGCGTCAGGCGGTGGGCGACTGGCTGGACTGGTTCAAGCCGGGCTTCCACCCCTGGGATCATGACAACCGCCACTTCCTGACGCAGATCGATGCGCTGCTGGAAGCGATTACGGATAAAGAGGCTGCCTGA
- a CDS encoding Gfo/Idh/MocA family protein, whose amino-acid sequence MDTAPFVEVMAHDCLHDSTITFDTLVREVIRLHTTGARPQSAHSPIPVAVIGAGHFGRCHARQYLAHPDARLVALVDTHPEAHPALTDTLPVPVARTLQDLPRPVQAASIATPASTHYRVARSLLRQGLHVLLEKPMTLTLKDADALTRLARQHRVLLQPGLQERYVLHNLGLTGAGRPLRLHAIRCHPPMTRNTDCSVVHDLMMHDLDTLHTLNPAPVEHLSASGHRHHTAHADEVRAQLRLDDGCEALLEASRAADTAQRRLALTYADGTLTLDFLAATAVNLTGRALGALTADPAPQPLPEIDPLARQIGDFLRAVRTGQPAPVTLAQARRALATAEAIQAHLPAPLTHTRHRDTRHA is encoded by the coding sequence ATGGATACCGCCCCTTTTGTTGAAGTCATGGCCCATGACTGCTTACATGACAGCACGATTACCTTCGACACGCTTGTGAGAGAGGTCATCCGTTTGCACACCACCGGCGCACGCCCACAGTCAGCGCACTCACCGATACCGGTAGCCGTGATCGGCGCCGGGCACTTCGGTCGCTGCCATGCGCGCCAGTATCTGGCGCATCCCGATGCCCGACTGGTCGCCCTCGTCGACACCCACCCCGAGGCGCATCCGGCGCTGACCGACACCTTGCCAGTGCCTGTCGCGCGCACACTGCAAGATCTGCCCCGCCCCGTTCAGGCCGCCAGTATCGCAACACCCGCCAGCACGCATTACCGTGTCGCCCGCTCGCTCCTGCGGCAAGGCCTTCATGTGCTGCTGGAGAAACCCATGACCCTGACCCTGAAGGACGCCGATGCCCTGACCCGCCTGGCCCGCCAACACCGCGTGCTGTTGCAACCGGGGCTCCAGGAGCGCTATGTCCTGCACAACCTCGGGCTGACCGGCGCCGGCCGCCCGCTGCGTCTGCACGCCATCCGCTGCCATCCCCCGATGACCCGCAATACCGATTGCAGCGTGGTCCACGATCTGATGATGCATGATCTCGATACCCTGCACACGCTCAACCCGGCGCCCGTTGAGCACCTCAGCGCCAGTGGCCACCGCCATCACACCGCCCACGCCGACGAAGTACGCGCGCAGCTGCGCCTGGATGATGGCTGCGAGGCGTTGCTGGAAGCCAGCCGCGCCGCCGACACCGCGCAGCGCCGACTGGCCCTGACTTACGCCGACGGCACCCTGACACTGGATTTTCTTGCCGCCACCGCCGTCAACCTGACGGGCCGCGCCCTCGGCGCACTCACGGCCGATCCGGCCCCGCAGCCGCTGCCGGAGATTGATCCGCTGGCCCGGCAGATCGGCGACTTTTTACGTGCGGTCCGCACCGGCCAGCCCGCGCCCGTCACCCTCGCCCAGGCGCGCCGCGCGCTGGCCACCGCCGAAGCCATTCAGGCGCACCTGCCCGCACCGCTCACTCACACACGCCACAGGGACACCCGGCATGCCTGA
- a CDS encoding DUF2846 domain-containing protein: MRAILTLLLALSLASCSMAIPRTPGAFIQAAQGNTFEPMDTLDPRNAMVYLYRPVNQWGYEEVQAPSFFINEQMLFGLKSGAYTWLELHGGEYDFYARRPLSILFLKTIFELPLAVEGGNTYYFRYSEDQPLDFERHGIDPEKFVQAGPLQQVPEGLALREIRNLRLDEPGVYYGGEAYREPRWAPFRSLDD, encoded by the coding sequence ATGCGCGCGATCCTGACCCTGCTGCTGGCCCTGTCGCTGGCCAGTTGCTCCATGGCCATCCCCCGCACGCCGGGTGCCTTCATCCAGGCCGCCCAGGGCAATACCTTCGAACCGATGGATACCCTTGATCCCCGTAACGCCATGGTCTATCTCTATCGACCCGTGAATCAGTGGGGCTACGAGGAGGTGCAGGCACCGAGCTTTTTCATTAACGAGCAGATGCTGTTCGGGCTGAAGAGCGGGGCCTATACCTGGCTGGAGCTGCATGGGGGGGAGTACGACTTCTACGCCCGCCGACCGCTGAGCATCCTGTTTCTGAAGACCATCTTCGAGCTGCCGCTGGCCGTGGAAGGCGGCAACACCTATTACTTCCGCTATTCCGAAGACCAGCCGCTGGATTTCGAGCGTCATGGCATCGATCCGGAGAAATTCGTTCAGGCCGGACCCCTGCAACAGGTGCCCGAGGGCCTCGCCCTGCGCGAAATCCGCAACCTGCGTCTTGATGAACCGGGTGTGTACTACGGCGGTGAGGCGTATCGGGAACCGCGCTGGGCGCCGTTCCGGAGCTTGGACGACTGA